From the Gallaecimonas mangrovi genome, one window contains:
- a CDS encoding ExeA family protein: MYESFFGLVENPFSIAPNPHFLYMSERHREALAHLKFGLRDTGGFVLLTGEVGTGKTTVSRRLLKELPDDTDLAFVLNPMLTESELLATLCDELKISYPQNPTLKQLTDAIRQFLLENFERGRQTVLMVDEAQHLQVSVLEQLRLLTNLETDTQKLLKIILIGQPELNYLLRRQELRQLSQRITARYHLLPLGRKDCAQYVLHRLRIAGREKPLFTGAAIKRLHQHSGGIPRLINLLCDRALMGAYGNQQQKVDANIMNQAAREVVGKEQAAKPRRLPSWWPWAFVALAGAGAMAAYPWLNGQPSAPLAKAKAAPVAAKVTPGSRDRVSLAAFDALFTAWNMPDAEGDPCAQAERLGFSCLNQQGPWRELVALGRPAVLELLDDNGERFFATLLKAGQDYQLALSGGKVNVSSHWLDLHFRGNAVVLWRPPPHFDEALTPGSQGPLVDWLDGALSQVLKDKAENTNRYDSTLQERVRSFQRRYGLKADGLAGENTLVRLNRALGAPGPVL; this comes from the coding sequence ATGTACGAATCCTTTTTCGGGTTAGTGGAAAATCCATTTTCTATTGCCCCTAATCCACACTTTCTTTACATGAGTGAAAGGCACCGTGAAGCCTTGGCCCACCTTAAGTTTGGGCTGAGGGATACCGGTGGTTTTGTGCTGCTCACCGGTGAAGTCGGAACCGGCAAAACCACGGTTTCAAGGCGGCTGTTAAAGGAGTTGCCAGACGATACTGACCTGGCTTTTGTGCTCAATCCGATGCTGACGGAAAGCGAACTGCTGGCAACATTGTGTGATGAGCTAAAAATTAGCTACCCACAAAATCCGACCTTAAAGCAGCTTACCGATGCCATTCGCCAGTTTTTGCTGGAGAACTTTGAGCGCGGCCGGCAAACGGTGTTGATGGTCGATGAAGCCCAGCACTTGCAAGTGTCAGTATTAGAGCAATTGCGGCTGTTGACCAACCTGGAAACCGACACCCAAAAGCTTTTAAAAATTATTTTGATAGGCCAGCCAGAGCTGAACTATTTGCTGCGTCGCCAAGAACTTCGCCAGCTCTCGCAGCGTATTACCGCCCGTTACCACTTGCTGCCGCTGGGCCGAAAGGATTGCGCACAATATGTGCTGCACCGGCTACGCATCGCCGGCCGGGAAAAACCGCTTTTTACCGGTGCGGCCATTAAGCGTTTACATCAACACAGTGGCGGTATTCCAAGACTTATCAACTTGTTGTGCGATAGAGCCCTGATGGGCGCTTATGGCAATCAGCAACAAAAAGTCGACGCCAACATCATGAACCAGGCCGCCAGAGAAGTGGTGGGTAAAGAACAGGCTGCTAAGCCCCGCCGTCTGCCCAGTTGGTGGCCCTGGGCCTTTGTGGCGCTGGCCGGTGCCGGCGCCATGGCGGCGTATCCATGGCTTAATGGCCAGCCAAGTGCACCGCTAGCCAAAGCGAAAGCGGCGCCGGTGGCGGCGAAAGTGACCCCTGGCAGCCGCGATCGCGTGTCGTTGGCGGCCTTTGACGCCTTGTTTACTGCCTGGAATATGCCGGATGCTGAAGGTGACCCTTGTGCCCAGGCCGAGCGTTTGGGCTTTAGCTGCCTGAACCAACAGGGGCCGTGGCGTGAGTTGGTGGCACTAGGCCGGCCTGCGGTGTTAGAGCTTTTGGATGATAACGGCGAACGTTTTTTTGCCACTTTGCTTAAAGCCGGGCAAGATTATCAGTTGGCCTTGAGTGGCGGTAAGGTGAATGTCAGTAGCCATTGGCTGGATTTACATTTTCGCGGTAATGCCGTGGTGCTGTGGCGGCCACCACCGCATTTTGATGAAGCCTTAACGCCGGGTAGCCAAGGGCCGTTGGTTGACTGGCTGGATGGCGCCTTAAGCCAGGTATTAAAAGACAAAGCGGAAAATACCAACCGCTACGACAGCACTCTGCAAGAGCGTGTTCGCAGTTTTCAGCGCCGTTATGGCTTGAAAGCAGACGGCTTAGCCGGAGAAAATACCTTAGTTCGCCTTAATAGAGCCTTGGGAGCCCCGGGACCGGTGTTATGA
- a CDS encoding general secretion pathway protein GspB, protein MSLLAKALARRQPEDAPEKIEGGFIRDSGLWGRRAALMVLALLFASGSYLLYGYFAAKVPVISRLEPKAPEPSIDSTMPMIKVRTPSVRYDPFFDARRHTAKPAAQTRSRPAVPAAASQIRYTGHFYASDPGERWVIFNGKKLHQGDSFEDIGVIEISPDSTEVRFNGKILWLNALTNWPLTTATAQGPTAH, encoded by the coding sequence ATGAGTTTACTAGCAAAAGCCTTGGCCCGACGCCAACCAGAAGATGCACCAGAGAAAATTGAAGGCGGTTTTATCCGTGATTCCGGACTTTGGGGCCGCCGTGCTGCCTTGATGGTATTGGCATTGCTGTTTGCCAGTGGCTCTTATCTACTTTATGGCTATTTTGCCGCCAAGGTACCGGTGATAAGCCGCCTTGAGCCGAAGGCGCCCGAACCCAGTATTGATAGCACCATGCCGATGATCAAAGTCAGAACCCCCTCGGTAAGGTATGACCCTTTCTTCGATGCGCGCCGTCATACGGCCAAGCCCGCCGCGCAAACGCGCAGCAGACCGGCGGTGCCAGCGGCGGCGTCACAAATTCGTTATACCGGCCATTTTTATGCCTCAGATCCCGGTGAGCGCTGGGTGATCTTTAACGGCAAAAAGTTGCATCAAGGGGACAGCTTTGAAGATATCGGCGTTATTGAGATAAGCCCCGACAGTACCGAAGTGCGTTTTAACGGCAAAATTTTGTGGCTTAATGCCTTAACCAATTGGCCCCTGACCACAGCAACGGCTCAGGGACCAACGGCGCATTAA
- a CDS encoding phosphatase PAP2 family protein: MRPAPFDAHWRLRPLLTLNLISFLLLASWLWPVTRELWNGFDDQLFTLLNHPLEKSHSWALIWALGSIRPMDIAVGVIMLCFMVKKDWVFSGRMLRKGLFGFLILLAVMLVGRILFTDLSYHFGWERASPSLIETNAVRLTELFPDWQKVALKDSAGHSFPGDHASVVLLWALFLSFFARGWKLAMVWVLTGIFMLPRLVAGAHWGSDDFVGGVFLSLMSIAWGCYTPFLARSEAVLERWLAPVLNRLGKLPLLNQTRFFNPNLPA; encoded by the coding sequence ATGCGCCCCGCACCTTTTGACGCTCACTGGCGTCTTCGTCCCTTATTGACGCTAAACCTTATCTCGTTTCTGCTTCTCGCTTCCTGGCTGTGGCCCGTTACCCGTGAACTTTGGAACGGTTTTGACGACCAGCTCTTTACCTTGCTGAACCATCCCCTAGAGAAATCACATTCCTGGGCCTTGATCTGGGCCTTGGGCAGCATCAGGCCAATGGATATTGCCGTTGGCGTTATCATGCTGTGCTTTATGGTCAAAAAAGACTGGGTCTTTAGCGGCCGCATGCTACGAAAAGGCCTGTTTGGCTTTTTGATTCTGCTGGCGGTGATGTTGGTGGGCCGTATTCTCTTTACCGACCTTTCCTATCATTTTGGCTGGGAACGAGCCAGCCCGTCGCTTATCGAAACCAATGCAGTGCGATTAACAGAGCTTTTCCCTGACTGGCAAAAAGTCGCACTTAAAGACAGCGCTGGCCACAGCTTCCCGGGCGACCATGCCTCGGTAGTGCTACTTTGGGCACTATTTTTAAGCTTCTTTGCCCGTGGCTGGAAGCTGGCGATGGTGTGGGTTCTGACCGGTATTTTTATGCTGCCAAGATTGGTAGCCGGTGCTCACTGGGGCTCTGATGATTTTGTTGGCGGGGTTTTTCTTAGCCTGATGTCCATTGCCTGGGGCTGTTACACGCCGTTTTTGGCACGCTCAGAAGCGGTACTGGAACGGTGGCTGGCGCCGGTGCTAAATCGCCTTGGTAAGCTGCCGCTGCTAAATCAAACACGCTTTTTTAACCCCAACCTGCCAGCTTAA